One Lacticaseibacillus rhamnosus genomic window carries:
- the tenA gene encoding thiaminase II, with protein sequence MKFSKIARQQVVPYWEGSFSHPFLTELQAGTLDPAIFRYYLIQDAYYLKHFSRLYALIAQQAQESDLKAYAAQSAAGLTEGELAVRRDFFDTLMITDAEVAATAIAPTAYHYVSHMYRQLVAGTPHVAIAGMLPCPWLYQEVGQYLAQRQSPVPIYQRWIETYSGAANADDQQAAVALVNRLYDHSTSAEQQQMLTAFRISTQMEYSFWEMAYHLEKWPEGSRNNDAKSR encoded by the coding sequence ATGAAATTTTCCAAAATTGCCCGGCAACAAGTTGTGCCGTACTGGGAAGGCAGTTTTTCCCATCCGTTTTTGACTGAATTGCAAGCCGGGACGCTTGATCCGGCCATTTTCCGCTATTATCTCATTCAAGATGCGTATTATTTAAAACATTTTAGCCGGTTGTATGCGTTAATCGCCCAGCAGGCTCAGGAATCAGACCTGAAAGCTTATGCAGCGCAATCCGCCGCGGGACTGACAGAAGGCGAGTTGGCGGTGCGGCGGGACTTTTTTGACACGCTGATGATCACCGATGCAGAAGTGGCAGCAACTGCCATTGCGCCGACCGCCTACCATTATGTATCGCATATGTATCGCCAATTAGTTGCCGGAACGCCGCACGTGGCCATCGCGGGGATGTTGCCGTGTCCGTGGTTATATCAAGAAGTCGGGCAATATCTAGCCCAGCGCCAATCACCGGTGCCAATTTATCAACGCTGGATTGAAACATACAGCGGAGCGGCCAACGCGGATGATCAGCAGGCCGCGGTGGCATTGGTCAATCGATTATACGATCACAGCACATCGGCAGAACAGCAGCAGATGCTAACCGCTTTTCGAATCAGTACCCAGATGGAATACAGCTTTTGGGAGATGGCCTATCACCTGGAAAAGTGGCCGGAAGGGAGTCGCAACAATGACGCAAAATCGCGTTAA
- a CDS encoding peptide ABC transporter substrate-binding protein — protein sequence MKISKKWTLVLPVAAVLLLAAGCSSSSSSGKSSTNQTLNWSETSSIVTNDPSQSTDTVSFQTMTNTQEGIYRLTDKGQKPQLALAKKVTTSQDGMTYHVTLRNAKWSNGDPITAQDFVYSWQRTVDPKTKATDAFYFAPVKNANAIIKGTKPASDLGIKATDKHHLTITLENPTAYFKKLLAFPLYYPQNQKVVEKYGKKFGTSATTQVYSGPFKLTKWNGTGDSWTLVKNPQYWDKKHVKLAKINETVIKDVQTGMNLYQTKKLDSIVLTGEQAAAHLNDKDAVNRISSNMTRVDLNQKQVPAFKNVKVRQAFSMMINRAALTKKVLKDGSKPALGFVPIGLHTNQKTGADFAKTTQVKSAVAYDKAKAKKLFEAGMKEAGQSQLNLTLLADDADVSKQVAEYLQGAFEDLPNVKVTIKSIPKAQRLQAMMSGNYDMVVTGWQSIFADAYNFLDVWISNSSYNTSGYKDAKLDQLLSETETKYGNEPQKRWTMLQDAEKILMKDQGTLPLYQANNLELLRSSVKGVSFNPNGTPYDFKTAYIQ from the coding sequence ATGAAAATATCCAAAAAATGGACGCTGGTGTTGCCGGTTGCTGCTGTACTGCTTCTGGCCGCCGGATGTTCGTCAAGTAGCAGCAGTGGCAAGTCGAGCACCAACCAAACGCTTAATTGGTCGGAAACCTCGTCAATCGTCACTAACGATCCATCGCAATCAACTGACACGGTATCGTTTCAGACGATGACCAACACGCAGGAAGGTATTTATCGGTTAACGGATAAAGGCCAAAAGCCACAGTTGGCCTTGGCGAAGAAAGTGACGACCAGTCAAGATGGTATGACTTATCACGTCACGTTGCGTAATGCTAAGTGGAGCAATGGCGATCCGATTACGGCGCAGGATTTTGTCTATAGTTGGCAGCGCACGGTTGATCCTAAGACCAAAGCCACTGATGCCTTTTATTTTGCTCCGGTTAAAAATGCCAATGCGATCATTAAAGGTACGAAACCGGCCAGTGATCTGGGCATCAAAGCCACAGACAAACATCACCTGACCATCACGTTGGAAAATCCAACTGCTTACTTCAAGAAGTTGCTAGCCTTCCCGCTGTATTATCCGCAAAATCAAAAAGTGGTTGAAAAATATGGCAAGAAATTTGGTACCTCGGCAACCACCCAGGTTTATAGTGGGCCGTTCAAGCTGACCAAATGGAACGGGACGGGTGATAGCTGGACGTTGGTTAAGAACCCACAGTATTGGGACAAAAAACATGTGAAGCTTGCTAAGATTAATGAAACCGTCATTAAAGATGTTCAAACCGGCATGAATCTGTATCAGACGAAGAAACTGGATTCGATCGTGCTGACCGGTGAACAGGCGGCCGCGCATCTGAATGATAAAGACGCGGTTAATCGCATTTCCTCCAATATGACCCGCGTGGACTTGAATCAAAAACAAGTACCAGCCTTCAAAAATGTCAAAGTGCGCCAAGCCTTTTCAATGATGATTAATCGTGCGGCGCTGACAAAGAAGGTTCTGAAAGATGGCTCCAAGCCGGCCCTGGGTTTTGTTCCAATTGGATTGCATACGAACCAGAAAACCGGTGCCGACTTTGCCAAAACCACGCAGGTGAAAAGTGCGGTTGCTTACGACAAGGCAAAAGCCAAGAAACTGTTTGAAGCAGGGATGAAAGAAGCCGGTCAAAGCCAGCTCAACTTGACCCTGTTAGCAGATGATGCAGATGTTTCCAAGCAGGTAGCCGAATACTTGCAAGGCGCGTTTGAAGATTTGCCAAATGTCAAAGTGACAATTAAGAGCATCCCCAAGGCCCAGCGCCTGCAAGCGATGATGTCAGGCAACTACGATATGGTCGTCACCGGCTGGCAATCCATCTTTGCGGACGCGTACAACTTCTTGGATGTGTGGATCAGCAATTCCAGCTACAACACATCCGGTTACAAAGATGCCAAACTGGATCAGCTGCTGAGTGAAACGGAAACCAAGTACGGCAATGAACCCCAGAAACGCTGGACCATGTTGCAGGATGCCGAAAAGATCTTGATGAAAGACCAAGGTACGCTGCCGCTATATCAAGCCAACAATTTGGAGCTATTGCGCTCAAGTGTCAAAGGTGTATCGTTTAATCCTAACGGGACACCATATGACTTTAAAACTGCATACATTCAATAA
- the thiW gene encoding energy coupling factor transporter S component ThiW, with product MTQNRVKRLAILAMMIALDVVLSPLFRIEGMAPMSSVVNIVAAVVMGPLYATVMAFACALLRMTLLGIPPLALTGAVFGALLAGIGYRIGRRSVWAAAGEILGTGLIGSLLSYPVMVWFTGSSQSLYWFVYTPRFFGGAISGSLIALFVLYELDHSGLTRRLQKIF from the coding sequence ATGACGCAAAATCGCGTTAAACGGCTAGCAATATTGGCCATGATGATCGCACTGGACGTGGTGCTGTCACCTTTATTTCGAATTGAAGGGATGGCGCCGATGTCGAGTGTTGTCAATATTGTTGCTGCCGTTGTTATGGGGCCGCTTTATGCCACAGTTATGGCCTTTGCCTGTGCGCTGCTGCGGATGACATTATTGGGCATCCCGCCGCTTGCTTTAACCGGCGCGGTGTTTGGCGCACTGTTGGCTGGAATCGGTTATCGCATTGGCAGGCGGTCGGTATGGGCAGCAGCTGGTGAAATCCTCGGCACCGGTTTGATTGGCTCGCTGTTGTCATACCCGGTGATGGTTTGGTTCACCGGCAGCAGTCAGTCGCTATACTGGTTCGTCTACACACCGCGATTTTTCGGCGGCGCGATTTCCGGCTCGCTGATTGCCTTGTTTGTGTTATACGAACTTGACCATAGTGGCTTAACCCGCCGGCTGCAAAAGATCTTTTAA
- a CDS encoding ECF transporter S component — protein sequence MDKWSLRDVVLLAFLAFLFGGVFMGADAIYAVLAAALTPLGYAPFANEILFGMWVMAAPMTTMLLRKKGSSILGECLAALAEMLYGSYFGPAVLLSGFVQGLGSEAGFIVTRYRRYDTVSLLLAAVGTTLFSFTYEYFKLGYGAYSFGMILGLVTVRLLSVIFFGVVLVQLVMKLYEQAAGVKRLAGR from the coding sequence ATGGATAAATGGTCTTTGCGTGACGTGGTCTTGTTGGCGTTTTTAGCCTTCTTGTTTGGTGGTGTCTTCATGGGTGCCGATGCAATTTATGCCGTGTTGGCGGCGGCTTTGACACCACTGGGCTATGCACCTTTTGCTAACGAGATTCTGTTTGGTATGTGGGTGATGGCTGCACCGATGACGACCATGCTGTTGCGGAAGAAAGGGAGTTCAATTCTTGGTGAGTGTCTGGCTGCGTTGGCCGAAATGCTTTATGGCTCTTATTTTGGCCCTGCCGTTTTGCTATCCGGTTTTGTTCAGGGACTAGGTAGCGAGGCCGGATTTATTGTGACGCGATACCGGCGCTATGACACGGTGAGCTTGCTTTTGGCGGCAGTGGGCACCACCTTGTTTAGTTTCACTTATGAATACTTCAAGCTGGGTTATGGCGCGTACAGCTTCGGCATGATCTTAGGCTTGGTCACGGTACGTTTATTGTCCGTTATTTTCTTTGGCGTCGTTTTGGTGCAGTTGGTCATGAAGCTTTACGAGCAAGCAGCCGGTGTCAAGCGACTTGCTGGCAGGTAA
- a CDS encoding ATP-binding cassette domain-containing protein, with protein sequence MRISGVYAFINGVALVASLYLVIVGIQNGNYPVASLLTFAVTVVSLSQSLGSLVESSSLLYDTLLFMQKYYQFLNKKDALTTPQNAAALPDKPFAIEFRDVSFAYPETNHKTVLQHVNFKLDPGTTVAVVGENGSGKSTLVKLLLRLYDVSSGQILIDGTPIEQLNVDAYRHQIRVVFQDYSKFNLSLLESVGIADLPNFNAQNVELALKKASAWDNFSNQQINLQTHFGKQYEDGIEISGGQWQKIAIARAFLNDDHAHLRSWMNQPLQLIRAVSLKFINILPS encoded by the coding sequence ATGCGTATTTCAGGTGTCTATGCCTTCATCAACGGAGTGGCGCTGGTTGCTTCACTGTATTTAGTCATCGTTGGCATTCAAAATGGCAACTATCCTGTGGCTTCCTTACTCACATTTGCAGTGACCGTCGTTTCGTTGTCCCAAAGTCTGGGAAGTTTAGTCGAAAGCTCAAGCCTGTTGTATGATACGTTGTTATTTATGCAGAAGTATTATCAATTTTTGAACAAGAAAGACGCCTTAACCACACCCCAAAATGCCGCAGCTTTGCCAGACAAACCATTTGCAATTGAATTTCGCGATGTTTCTTTTGCTTACCCTGAAACGAATCACAAAACCGTTTTACAACACGTCAATTTTAAGCTTGATCCCGGTACAACTGTGGCGGTTGTGGGCGAAAACGGCTCTGGTAAGTCCACGCTGGTTAAGCTCTTATTACGCCTATACGATGTTTCTTCGGGTCAGATTTTAATTGACGGTACGCCGATAGAGCAATTAAACGTTGATGCTTATCGCCACCAAATTCGCGTTGTCTTTCAAGATTATTCCAAGTTCAACTTGTCACTGCTGGAAAGCGTGGGTATTGCCGATCTGCCAAACTTTAACGCGCAGAATGTTGAATTGGCACTGAAAAAAGCCAGTGCATGGGATAACTTTTCAAACCAGCAGATTAACTTACAAACGCACTTTGGCAAGCAATATGAAGATGGCATTGAAATCTCTGGTGGCCAGTGGCAAAAGATTGCCATTGCCCGGGCTTTCTTAAATGACGACCATGCCCACCTGCGATCCTGGATGAACCAACCGCTGCAATTGATCCGCGCAGTGAGTTTGAAATTTATCAACATTTTGCCGAGCTAA
- a CDS encoding ABC transporter ATP-binding protein, which yields MGIRLKDLQFHRETPLFDHLSFEFATGALTVLTGDSGSGKSTLLNLIAGFAPMTYSGTILLDNHDLSGASMQVKAQQVGMLFQNPDQQFTMRTLSGELAFALENLGLSATAMIQRSKQAVALGDTQALLNRDLQTLSGGEKQRAALTVLLAMNPPILLLDEPFASIDPVSRQQLITKLGRLRDAGKTIVIADHDLRDYAGVADALVALKDGQLTRLPLTTLTTIPTQFDLTQANAATVSLLRFDQVVCARNHQILVQAPTWQFNTGITTLTGANGSGKSTLLRAMVQLHPYRGRMFLDSRRLRRTKKLYRTMTLAVQDAGKQFVTLTPADELAFGPALTPKVRKRQAAALAYLGLTEKQTGSLYHLSEGQKKMVQLIAMLSLERTFLLLDEPFSGLDERACAFFAAWIKEKAAKQAFLIVTHRLAPLAGISHQHVALADHRLHILQE from the coding sequence ATGGGAATTAGGTTGAAAGATTTGCAGTTCCACCGGGAAACGCCGTTGTTTGATCACCTGAGTTTTGAGTTTGCGACAGGTGCGTTAACGGTCCTGACAGGTGATAGCGGTAGTGGCAAATCCACATTGCTCAATTTAATCGCCGGGTTTGCGCCGATGACCTATTCCGGCACGATTTTGCTTGATAATCATGATCTCAGTGGAGCCAGTATGCAGGTAAAAGCGCAGCAGGTCGGGATGTTGTTCCAAAATCCTGATCAACAATTTACCATGCGGACGTTAAGCGGCGAACTTGCCTTTGCGTTGGAGAATCTCGGCTTGTCTGCAACAGCCATGATCCAAAGAAGTAAGCAGGCCGTGGCGCTGGGCGATACGCAAGCGTTGTTAAATCGTGACTTGCAGACACTTTCCGGTGGTGAAAAGCAGCGGGCAGCATTAACCGTTTTGCTAGCGATGAATCCGCCCATTTTATTGCTGGATGAACCGTTTGCCAGTATTGATCCGGTCAGTCGCCAGCAGTTGATTACCAAGTTAGGGCGATTGCGCGATGCTGGCAAAACGATTGTGATTGCGGATCATGATTTGCGTGATTACGCCGGAGTAGCCGATGCGCTAGTTGCTTTGAAAGACGGCCAGCTGACCAGGCTGCCACTCACAACTTTGACCACGATTCCCACCCAGTTTGACTTAACTCAAGCCAATGCAGCCACCGTTTCGTTGCTACGATTTGACCAAGTTGTCTGCGCCCGGAATCACCAAATTTTGGTGCAGGCTCCGACATGGCAGTTTAATACCGGTATCACGACTTTGACAGGCGCTAATGGTAGCGGCAAGTCAACCTTGCTGCGGGCAATGGTGCAGTTGCATCCGTATCGCGGCCGGATGTTTCTCGACAGCCGCCGATTACGCCGCACTAAAAAACTGTACCGGACGATGACATTGGCGGTACAGGATGCCGGCAAGCAGTTTGTCACATTGACTCCCGCCGATGAACTTGCATTTGGGCCAGCCTTGACGCCAAAAGTACGCAAACGCCAGGCAGCTGCCCTTGCCTATTTGGGATTGACAGAAAAACAAACCGGCAGCCTGTATCACCTGAGCGAAGGCCAGAAAAAAATGGTGCAGCTGATCGCAATGTTAAGTCTGGAGCGAACTTTTTTGCTGTTGGATGAACCGTTTAGCGGATTAGATGAACGTGCCTGTGCTTTTTTTGCCGCGTGGATCAAGGAAAAAGCAGCTAAGCAGGCGTTTTTGATTGTGACGCACCGACTGGCTCCGCTAGCTGGCATCAGTCACCAGCATGTGGCACTTGCCGATCACCGGTTACACATTCTACAGGAGTGA
- the pepT gene encoding peptidase T yields the protein MTIELDLNQIQTDFIRYAKINTRSYPGRDTTPSTPGQTELAKLLVTQLQELGLQDVGLNQENGFVTATLPANTDKPVKSFGIIAHLDTADYNAENVQPQVHPHYDGKPINFANGLSLTVEQFPALKQYFGQTLITSDGTTLLGVDDKAGIAGAVATARYLLAHPEVKHGLIKFGFGPDEEIGVGADKFDAKGFATDFAYTLDNGDPGQIEYETFNAAQATVTIEGTSVHPGEAKGLMVNANTLGRQLDAALPAFDRPEFSAGHEGYFLLLKFHGEISDAELVYIIRDFDHQQFEARKAYFQKTIDELNAQFDHPRLKVEMHDQYYNMADIINKDPYPLRLAEAGIKAAGLTPKTVPFRGGTDGSKITYQGIPTPNLFNGGINFHGPYEVVSTEAMGKIAETLIHMAQLNAEGGIA from the coding sequence TTGACAATTGAACTTGATTTGAACCAAATCCAAACAGATTTCATTCGCTATGCCAAAATCAACACCCGGTCTTATCCGGGACGCGACACCACCCCATCAACGCCTGGCCAAACCGAACTGGCCAAGTTATTAGTGACCCAGCTGCAAGAACTCGGACTCCAAGACGTTGGCTTAAACCAGGAAAATGGCTTTGTCACCGCCACCTTGCCGGCCAACACTGATAAACCGGTCAAAAGCTTCGGCATCATCGCGCATTTGGATACGGCTGATTACAACGCCGAGAATGTGCAGCCACAAGTCCATCCGCATTACGATGGCAAACCGATCAACTTTGCAAATGGCTTGAGTCTCACAGTTGAACAGTTCCCCGCGTTGAAGCAATATTTTGGTCAGACCTTAATCACCAGCGACGGCACTACCTTACTGGGCGTTGATGATAAGGCCGGAATTGCCGGGGCAGTTGCGACCGCTCGTTATTTGTTAGCGCACCCGGAAGTCAAACACGGCCTGATTAAATTTGGCTTTGGTCCGGACGAAGAAATCGGGGTTGGGGCCGATAAGTTTGATGCGAAAGGCTTTGCAACCGACTTTGCGTATACCTTGGATAATGGCGATCCCGGGCAAATTGAATACGAGACCTTTAACGCTGCTCAAGCCACCGTCACCATTGAAGGGACTTCGGTTCATCCCGGTGAGGCCAAGGGATTGATGGTCAATGCCAACACCTTAGGCCGTCAGCTCGATGCCGCATTACCGGCATTTGATCGGCCGGAATTCAGCGCCGGACATGAAGGCTACTTTCTACTTCTGAAATTCCATGGCGAAATCAGTGATGCAGAGTTGGTCTACATTATTCGCGACTTTGATCATCAACAATTCGAAGCCCGCAAAGCCTACTTCCAAAAGACGATTGATGAACTAAACGCCCAATTTGACCACCCACGGCTTAAAGTCGAAATGCACGACCAATATTACAATATGGCCGATATTATTAATAAAGATCCTTACCCGCTCCGCTTGGCTGAAGCTGGCATCAAAGCAGCTGGTCTGACGCCTAAAACCGTCCCATTCCGCGGCGGCACCGATGGCTCAAAGATTACTTATCAAGGTATCCCTACTCCTAACTTATTTAACGGTGGCATTAACTTCCACGGCCCGTATGAAGTCGTCTCAACAGAAGCAATGGGTAAAATTGCCGAGACCTTGATTCATATGGCGCAGTTAAACGCAGAGGGCGGCATTGCGTAG
- a CDS encoding ABC transporter ATP-binding protein produces MLFLKAGKVVGFAPHQVLMQTNAAYAEMYRMQAEGYVKGLSQSETE; encoded by the coding sequence GTGTTATTCCTTAAGGCCGGCAAGGTTGTTGGCTTTGCGCCCCATCAAGTGCTGATGCAAACGAATGCAGCCTATGCCGAAATGTACCGAATGCAGGCAGAAGGCTACGTTAAAGGGCTTTCGCAGTCTGAAACTGAATAA
- a CDS encoding energy-coupling factor transporter transmembrane component T: MPVKKTNAVNLSLFILLLTLEISFSHAVSLNVALIGLASGFLIWRRAFKSLVVLALLPLIPAASTYWAITLHGTDTTYALLLWVRTYAFTALGLVFLIGVDLETLLLWLEQHKLSPNFVYGLLVVIHALPQIMHEVAAIREASLLRGQKLHAWSPMIYVKVIFVAMSWQDQYVKAMYAHGYTEGATRTVHQTIRSSWRGLIAMVGGFVLLNLIAR; encoded by the coding sequence ATGCCAGTAAAAAAGACCAATGCAGTAAATCTGAGTTTATTTATTCTGCTGCTGACACTTGAAATATCTTTTAGCCATGCGGTGAGCCTTAATGTGGCGTTGATCGGACTGGCAAGCGGTTTTTTAATATGGCGGCGGGCGTTTAAAAGTCTCGTCGTTTTGGCCTTGTTACCGTTGATCCCGGCTGCCAGCACGTATTGGGCAATTACCCTGCATGGTACGGATACGACTTACGCTTTGCTGCTGTGGGTTCGCACCTATGCTTTCACCGCGTTAGGGTTGGTGTTTCTTATCGGGGTTGACTTAGAGACCTTGCTGTTATGGCTGGAGCAGCATAAATTATCCCCTAATTTTGTTTACGGATTACTGGTTGTGATTCACGCCTTGCCGCAGATCATGCATGAAGTGGCTGCTATTCGTGAGGCGAGTCTGTTACGTGGCCAAAAGTTGCACGCGTGGTCGCCGATGATTTATGTGAAGGTGATTTTTGTTGCTATGTCGTGGCAGGACCAGTACGTCAAAGCCATGTATGCCCATGGTTATACCGAAGGAGCAACGCGAACGGTTCACCAAACCATCCGTAGTTCATGGCGCGGCTTGATCGCCATGGTGGGGGGCTTTGTCCTTTTGAATCTAATTGCCCGTTAG
- a CDS encoding GNAT family N-acetyltransferase, whose amino-acid sequence MTTNITIRTEQPSDYRTVETIHRNAFWNLYVPGADEHYIAHILRDHADFIPELDLVITLDGQIIGNIMYTKSKLVTATGLEKPIVTFGPVSITPAYQRRGFGKQLIDASMQQAADLGYGAIVIFGDPDNYVARGFQSCQKFNVWAADNTQPTAMLVKELQPQTLAGQKWFYHESPAMTYDPADARKFDEGFPEKAKHHQASQEAFYIVSHSILK is encoded by the coding sequence TTGACCACAAACATCACCATTCGTACTGAACAGCCATCCGATTATCGGACAGTTGAAACCATTCATCGCAATGCTTTCTGGAATCTTTATGTGCCTGGGGCCGATGAACATTATATCGCCCATATTTTACGCGATCACGCTGACTTCATTCCTGAACTGGATCTTGTCATAACGCTGGACGGACAGATTATTGGCAACATCATGTACACCAAGAGTAAATTGGTGACCGCAACGGGTTTGGAGAAGCCTATTGTGACATTTGGTCCGGTCAGTATCACGCCAGCTTATCAGCGACGCGGGTTCGGAAAGCAACTAATCGACGCATCCATGCAGCAAGCAGCCGACCTTGGCTATGGCGCGATTGTCATTTTTGGCGATCCTGATAATTATGTCGCTCGTGGCTTTCAAAGCTGTCAAAAATTCAACGTTTGGGCGGCAGACAATACCCAGCCAACCGCGATGTTAGTCAAAGAGTTGCAGCCGCAAACGCTAGCCGGGCAGAAGTGGTTCTATCATGAAAGCCCCGCCATGACTTATGACCCCGCGGACGCACGCAAATTCGATGAGGGGTTCCCGGAAAAGGCCAAGCATCATCAAGCTAGTCAGGAAGCTTTTTATATTGTGAGTCACTCCATCTTGAAATAA
- a CDS encoding IS30 family transposase, giving the protein MTHSQTNTHKHYQQLSFSDRATIQALQAAGDTATVIAQKLHRSKATISREITRGSVTQLDSKRHSHQVYLAETAQAMHDRKRDRTGHYAFLKTGRAFFKALARELTRKPRVHSVDSFVHFYRDQGKACPSTTTVYRYIDAGLLELDNMTLPKKLRRRIKGYKNAHKRKNKKIYGDSIELRPAAVNDRTGVGHWEGDLVKGIRLADEPALMTLTERYSRTEIIVKIPDYHAGTCLKALQDTIDDYGAKEFESITFDNGSEFAKLSEIVGTQIYFAHPYSPWERGTNENANGLLREFFPKGKSLRAVTLVEIQAVQSALNHRPRRILNYLRPCDYYRCMA; this is encoded by the coding sequence ATGACCCACTCTCAGACTAACACCCACAAGCATTACCAACAACTCAGTTTTAGCGACCGTGCTACAATTCAGGCCCTTCAGGCTGCTGGTGACACCGCGACCGTGATTGCACAGAAGCTTCATCGCAGTAAAGCGACAATCTCACGAGAAATCACGCGTGGATCTGTAACTCAGCTCGACTCGAAGCGTCACTCGCATCAAGTCTATCTTGCGGAAACTGCCCAAGCCATGCACGACCGTAAACGCGATAGAACCGGTCACTACGCCTTTCTTAAGACCGGCCGTGCGTTCTTCAAGGCTCTCGCCAGGGAGCTTACTCGTAAGCCGCGCGTACACAGCGTTGATAGCTTCGTACACTTCTATCGCGACCAGGGCAAGGCTTGCCCTTCAACGACAACTGTGTATCGCTACATCGACGCCGGGCTGCTTGAGCTAGACAACATGACACTTCCCAAGAAGCTCCGACGCCGCATCAAAGGCTATAAGAACGCCCACAAGCGCAAGAATAAGAAGATATACGGCGACTCAATCGAGTTGCGTCCTGCGGCCGTGAATGACCGCACAGGCGTGGGACATTGGGAAGGCGACTTGGTCAAAGGTATTCGCTTAGCTGATGAGCCAGCATTAATGACGCTCACAGAACGGTACAGCCGGACTGAGATCATCGTCAAGATTCCTGACTATCATGCGGGCACCTGCCTTAAAGCCTTGCAGGACACGATCGACGACTACGGGGCCAAGGAATTTGAGAGTATCACTTTTGACAATGGTTCCGAGTTTGCCAAGTTATCAGAGATTGTTGGAACCCAGATTTACTTCGCACATCCGTACTCGCCTTGGGAGCGTGGCACAAACGAGAACGCCAATGGACTGCTTAGGGAATTCTTCCCGAAAGGGAAGTCTCTCAGAGCAGTTACCCTGGTTGAAATTCAAGCAGTCCAATCCGCACTGAACCATCGTCCCAGACGTATTCTGAACTATCTTCGCCCATGCGATTACTACCGATGCATGGCGTAA
- a CDS encoding rhomboid family intramembrane serine protease yields MLAKLRTLNLLSVFLAAKGTLLICCALYFCFLLFSTLTSTFLIPANDLLGDISSISKGELWRIVTSSVYFSDWEPLIKTVLAILMIGPFIEWKIGSRAFVISFFAASWIGAGLICFGFNGIIQSTVGLNTYIDAFYGATLAVYALFPLAGLVFAIKSPPFSLLTKLVTTGAFLGDLILVFWANANRSDPAIVVRIGQLCGVLGGIVCALGIFTLKNLKQRHFFLAKSNN; encoded by the coding sequence ATGCTAGCAAAATTAAGAACGTTAAATCTTTTATCAGTATTTTTGGCAGCAAAGGGGACGCTGCTGATTTGCTGCGCCTTGTACTTTTGTTTTTTACTATTTTCAACTTTGACAAGTACGTTTCTAATTCCCGCTAACGATCTTTTGGGGGATATTTCGTCAATTTCTAAGGGCGAGTTGTGGCGGATTGTGACAAGTTCGGTTTACTTTTCGGATTGGGAGCCACTCATAAAGACGGTGCTTGCAATTCTGATGATTGGTCCGTTTATTGAATGGAAGATTGGCAGCCGTGCGTTTGTGATCAGTTTCTTTGCGGCCAGTTGGATCGGAGCCGGGCTTATTTGCTTTGGCTTTAATGGCATTATTCAGTCAACTGTTGGCCTGAATACATATATTGACGCATTTTATGGCGCAACCTTGGCAGTCTATGCCCTGTTTCCGTTAGCCGGATTGGTATTTGCCATTAAAAGCCCGCCGTTTTCTCTGCTGACAAAGCTCGTTACGACCGGAGCATTTCTAGGTGACTTGATTCTGGTGTTTTGGGCTAATGCGAATAGGTCAGATCCTGCAATCGTTGTTCGAATTGGCCAGTTGTGCGGTGTACTGGGCGGAATTGTTTGCGCGCTCGGCATTTTTACTTTGAAAAATTTGAAGCAACGTCACTTCTTTTTGGCAAAGTCGAATAACTGA